From the Desulfovibrio sp. JY genome, one window contains:
- a CDS encoding RsmB/NOP family class I SAM-dependent RNA methyltransferase has translation MPQSDPAHRDDAPARAGRSFRLVCPSQDIPLVEALLAATGHHGQPEPFSPWCRRLADEPMPLGSSLAARFGYIHIQDRSSMLPPLLLDPPAGARVLDMCAAPGGKTGFLAQLVGPTGFVLGNEPSPDRLATLRQTLSRENLANTATCAQTDLSSYFPEGAFTHILLDPPCSGWGTLDKNPQAARIWSGDKVAPLIALQRKLLETAARLLAPGGRLLYSTCTTNVAENEDQTRFALDHLPLAPLALTPPEGFVFEAPHRDAVSGVLRVDSRASAAQGFYMALYEKTGGAAADAADGELPGTPVPEKALVAAGCDPAGLPPGKVMAFGDKAFFLHAGAAVIPDRLRYQGYQVGTYRSGVFRPLARARVLLSPWAVGVGLNEEALCRIEALLAGQSLPAGELPVRPGLFFRGLPLGFLARKGARLLWSDR, from the coding sequence ATGCCGCAAAGCGATCCCGCCCATAGAGATGATGCCCCCGCGAGGGCCGGCCGCAGTTTTCGTCTGGTCTGCCCGTCCCAGGATATTCCCCTGGTCGAGGCGCTTTTGGCCGCAACCGGCCATCATGGCCAACCGGAGCCTTTTTCGCCCTGGTGCAGGCGGCTTGCCGACGAGCCGATGCCGCTGGGGAGTTCGCTGGCCGCCCGGTTCGGCTATATCCACATCCAGGACCGCTCGTCCATGTTGCCGCCGTTGTTGCTCGATCCACCGGCCGGGGCGCGGGTGCTCGACATGTGCGCCGCGCCGGGCGGCAAGACCGGGTTTCTGGCCCAGCTTGTGGGGCCGACGGGGTTTGTCCTTGGCAACGAACCTTCCCCGGACCGTCTGGCGACGCTGCGCCAGACGCTTTCGCGGGAAAATCTGGCCAACACGGCCACCTGCGCCCAGACGGACCTGTCGTCGTATTTTCCGGAGGGGGCGTTTACCCATATTCTGCTCGACCCGCCGTGCAGCGGCTGGGGCACGCTGGACAAAAATCCCCAGGCGGCGCGGATCTGGAGCGGGGACAAGGTCGCGCCGCTTATCGCCTTGCAGCGCAAGCTTCTGGAAACGGCGGCGCGGCTGCTGGCTCCGGGCGGGCGGCTGCTCTATTCCACCTGCACCACCAATGTCGCGGAAAACGAGGACCAGACGCGTTTCGCCCTGGACCATCTGCCCCTGGCCCCGTTGGCGCTGACGCCCCCGGAGGGGTTCGTGTTCGAGGCGCCGCACCGGGACGCCGTGTCGGGCGTGTTGCGGGTGGACAGCCGCGCCTCGGCGGCCCAGGGATTTTACATGGCGCTTTATGAAAAGACCGGCGGCGCGGCGGCCGATGCGGCGGACGGGGAACTGCCCGGAACGCCGGTGCCGGAGAAGGCGCTTGTCGCGGCCGGCTGCGACCCTGCCGGCCTGCCGCCGGGGAAGGTCATGGCGTTTGGCGACAAGGCGTTTTTTCTGCATGCCGGCGCGGCGGTCATTCCGGACCGGCTGCGCTATCAGGGCTACCAGGTGGGGACGTACCGTTCGGGCGTTTTCCGGCCCTTGGCCAGGGCGAGGGTGCTCCTTTCGCCTTGGGCTGTCGGCGTGGGGTTGAACGAGGAAGCGCTTTGCCGTATCGAGGCGCTCCTGGCCGGCCAAAGCCTGCCGGCGGGGGAACTGCCGGTGCGGCCGGGCCTTTTTTTTCGGGGTCTGCCGCTGGGGTTTCTCGCCCGCAAGGGCGCGCGGCTTCTGTGGTCGGACAGGTAA
- a CDS encoding fructose-bisphosphate aldolase: MHGSDRKLARLFHPRTGKTVIAPLDHGVMEGMLSGLEDLSQLIELVGEFPVQGVMLNKGAMRAHLGELPLYALAVAQLSGGTRHCLPPYARSLMCGAAEGLRLGADMVAVQVNIANELEDRMLADMGAIVDEAHGLGVPVLALIAPKGERVVNENDPSLINHCIRLGAELGADITGVPYSGDARSFGRAVGASSVPVVVTGGPSRAEFKSFASMVAEALAAGAAGTCIGRNVWQHPNPREALRRIVELVHGTEELEAAEAALAAVREARQAAEAGEGDAAGDVAGD, encoded by the coding sequence ATGCACGGCAGCGATCGCAAACTGGCGCGGCTTTTTCACCCCCGGACCGGCAAGACGGTCATCGCGCCCCTGGATCATGGGGTCATGGAAGGGATGCTTTCGGGCCTTGAGGATCTGTCGCAGCTGATCGAGCTGGTGGGCGAATTTCCCGTGCAGGGCGTGATGCTCAACAAGGGGGCCATGCGGGCGCATCTGGGCGAGCTGCCGCTGTACGCCTTGGCCGTGGCCCAGCTTTCCGGCGGCACGCGCCACTGTCTGCCGCCCTATGCCCGCAGTCTCATGTGCGGCGCGGCCGAGGGGCTGCGTCTCGGCGCGGACATGGTGGCGGTGCAGGTCAACATCGCCAACGAACTCGAGGACCGGATGCTGGCCGACATGGGGGCCATCGTGGACGAGGCGCACGGCCTTGGCGTGCCGGTCCTGGCGCTCATCGCACCCAAGGGCGAGCGGGTGGTCAACGAGAACGACCCGAGCCTTATAAACCACTGCATCCGGCTCGGGGCCGAGCTTGGCGCGGACATCACGGGCGTGCCGTATTCCGGGGATGCGCGCAGCTTTGGCCGGGCGGTCGGCGCGTCGAGCGTGCCTGTTGTTGTGACGGGCGGGCCGTCCCGGGCGGAATTTAAGAGTTTCGCATCCATGGTGGCCGAGGCGCTTGCCGCCGGCGCGGCCGGCACGTGCATCGGGCGCAACGTCTGGCAGCATCCCAATCCGCGCGAGGCCTTGCGGCGCATCGTGGAATTGGTGCACGGGACCGAGGAGCTGGAGGCGGCCGAAGCGGCCCTGGCCGCGGTCCGGGAGGCGCGTCAGGCAGCCGAGGCGGGGGAAGGCGACGCCGCGGGCGACGTGGCCGGGGATTGA
- a CDS encoding SpoIIE family protein phosphatase has translation MRIRSKFCVFLLVMVVTPLCALGFYAWRQTDRLGRELSERAAMALEVNAGKELRQTADMLGENFADTLDLLQTSLALTVNEAARDLREAAWEKPIPPLYLDTDFDAGVVPKHSLSEIPGTNVSASYDALAFHLAPGLTRERALPQMRALSDMLPFYRTLFARHKKLMLFGYVGLDSGLHCAYPGHGGYPADYDPRRRAWYQNAATSHGITWDIMTDAVTRQVLATMALALRAPSGKVLGVAGLDIPMGDLFLESDLSNAWSDKMQSMVVSVSRKTVSGEPELVIVACRDYTQKTKDWTAPVELERIDSPHGDALAAVIADLEAGRSGVRRLDYKGRDTLFAYAPIRDKQLAVALAAPRSVVINDAKRAEHRVLAAIDGLLKDIGWFVLAAVGVVVVIALSASKTVTRPVKDLAAAAAKLATGDFSARVPVRGSDELGDLGRAFNDMAPQLLERVKLKNDMNLAMEVQQNLLPGRPPAMDGMDVSALSLYCDETGGDYFDFLEFAQDDAAHADIVVGDVTGHGVSAALFMATGRALLRGRAIDRPGPGDLLTEVNALLCQDTQMTGRFITLFFLRLDKTAHELVWCRAGHDPGLLYDPGTDSFEQLMGNGIPLGAMAEWRYEESRRPWLAPGQVLVLFTDGIHEARNGEDAMYGKERMEQIVRREAHRPASVIVNALVADLKEFKAGEHLEDDVTLVVIKATA, from the coding sequence ATGCGCATTCGGTCGAAATTCTGTGTATTCCTGCTCGTGATGGTCGTCACGCCCCTGTGCGCCCTGGGTTTTTACGCCTGGCGGCAGACCGACCGGCTGGGCCGTGAGCTTTCCGAACGCGCGGCCATGGCCCTGGAGGTCAATGCCGGCAAGGAGTTGCGCCAGACCGCCGACATGCTGGGCGAAAACTTCGCCGACACCCTCGACCTGCTGCAAACCTCCCTGGCCCTGACCGTGAACGAGGCCGCCCGGGACCTGCGGGAAGCCGCCTGGGAAAAGCCCATCCCCCCCCTGTATCTGGACACGGATTTCGACGCCGGGGTCGTGCCCAAGCACAGCCTGAGCGAGATTCCCGGCACGAACGTCTCGGCCAGCTACGACGCCCTGGCCTTCCACCTCGCCCCAGGGCTCACGCGCGAGCGCGCCCTGCCGCAGATGCGGGCCCTCTCCGACATGCTGCCCTTTTACCGCACCCTTTTCGCGCGCCACAAAAAGCTCATGCTGTTCGGCTACGTGGGCCTGGACTCGGGGCTGCACTGCGCCTATCCCGGCCACGGCGGCTATCCGGCCGACTACGATCCCCGCCGCCGGGCCTGGTATCAAAACGCCGCCACGTCGCATGGCATCACCTGGGACATCATGACCGACGCCGTCACGCGCCAGGTGCTGGCCACCATGGCCCTGGCCCTGCGCGCGCCGAGCGGGAAGGTGCTCGGCGTCGCCGGCCTCGACATCCCCATGGGCGACCTGTTTCTCGAAAGCGACCTGTCCAACGCCTGGAGCGACAAGATGCAGTCCATGGTGGTCTCGGTCAGCCGCAAGACCGTTTCCGGCGAGCCGGAACTCGTGATCGTGGCCTGCCGCGACTATACCCAGAAAACCAAGGACTGGACCGCGCCGGTGGAGCTCGAACGCATCGACTCGCCCCACGGGGACGCCCTGGCCGCCGTCATCGCCGACCTGGAAGCGGGCCGGTCCGGAGTACGGCGGCTCGACTACAAGGGCCGGGACACGCTTTTCGCCTACGCGCCCATTCGCGACAAACAACTGGCCGTGGCCCTGGCCGCGCCACGATCGGTGGTGATCAACGACGCCAAACGGGCCGAGCACCGCGTGCTGGCCGCGATCGATGGCCTGCTCAAGGATATCGGCTGGTTCGTGCTGGCGGCCGTGGGCGTGGTGGTCGTCATCGCCCTGTCCGCGTCCAAGACCGTCACCCGACCGGTCAAGGATCTGGCGGCGGCGGCGGCAAAGCTGGCCACCGGGGACTTTTCGGCCCGGGTGCCGGTGCGGGGCAGCGACGAACTGGGCGATCTCGGCCGGGCGTTCAACGACATGGCCCCCCAGCTCCTCGAACGGGTGAAGCTCAAAAACGACATGAACCTGGCCATGGAGGTGCAGCAAAACCTGTTGCCGGGACGGCCGCCGGCCATGGACGGCATGGATGTGTCGGCGCTGAGCCTCTACTGCGACGAGACCGGCGGCGACTATTTCGATTTTCTGGAATTCGCCCAGGACGACGCGGCCCATGCCGACATCGTGGTGGGCGACGTGACCGGGCACGGCGTGTCGGCGGCGCTTTTCATGGCCACGGGCCGGGCGCTTTTGCGCGGTCGGGCCATCGACCGGCCGGGGCCGGGAGACCTGCTCACCGAGGTCAACGCCCTGCTGTGCCAGGACACCCAGATGACGGGCCGGTTCATCACGCTCTTTTTCCTGCGCCTGGACAAGACCGCCCACGAACTCGTCTGGTGCCGGGCCGGCCACGACCCGGGCCTGCTCTACGACCCGGGCACGGACTCCTTCGAGCAGCTCATGGGCAACGGCATTCCGCTCGGCGCCATGGCCGAGTGGCGCTACGAGGAATCGCGGCGGCCGTGGCTCGCCCCCGGGCAGGTGCTGGTGCTTTTCACCGACGGCATCCACGAGGCCCGAAACGGCGAGGACGCCATGTACGGCAAGGAGCGCATGGAGCAGATCGTGCGCCGGGAGGCCCACCGGCCGGCCTCGGTCATCGTCAACGCGCTGGTGGCGGACTTAAAGGAATTCAAGGCCGGCGAGCACCTGGAAGACGACGTGACGCTGGTCGTCATCAAGGCCACGGCGTAA
- a CDS encoding chloride channel protein, giving the protein MEATPPQKRILPSIFRRPRIFWRRLTRRYTRISLMRWLVLGVIAGLGSGTLAVLFFLGLDKLQNFLQVTLAGLSLPHPAGEAMEQTLPGPYRPWLIPVFTTSVGLITGLLATKFIPEAMSGVTDGTDAMIRAFHKKSGIIRPLVPLIKGATAICTIASGGSAGQEGPISQLGAGLGSFLARLLHLTTRQRRILLLAGAAGGLGAIFRAPLGGAITAVEVLYSEDFEAEALLPAVVSSVVAHTLFSFFFGVAPILHTPRYVFDNPMELPFYLVLAVVVSLGARFFLGTFFFMKFKVFGEIQKRFGWTSSMVLGGLGMGILGMYYPQLLGGGYGWLELSVNGQIGLTFLVGLFFGKVLATSLTMGSGLSGGMFAPALFLGGAAGGIVGQAGHWLRPDIVSQPGGYTMVGMATFFAGVAHAPIGPLIMVCEITQGYGLLAPLMLCSAIALVLCDDIHLYENQVDNKFASPAHVADATNNILEGVPVSSVFTPSRTTILEDSVTLKALAHIISGTSAMVFPVKNSEGVLTGILALQDVRNVLFEECLHNLVLVGELARPVVVIHPDMSLYDAVMLFIETELSQLPVVASDKPNTVLGMLGRQHVFTAYSKTLKELKKED; this is encoded by the coding sequence ATGGAAGCCACCCCGCCGCAAAAACGAATTCTTCCCTCGATTTTCCGCCGTCCCCGCATCTTTTGGCGACGCCTCACCCGCCGCTACACCCGCATCAGCCTCATGCGCTGGCTGGTGCTCGGGGTCATCGCCGGCCTTGGTTCCGGCACCCTGGCCGTGCTGTTTTTCCTCGGCCTCGACAAACTGCAAAACTTCCTCCAGGTGACCCTGGCCGGCCTGTCCCTGCCCCATCCGGCCGGCGAGGCCATGGAGCAGACCCTGCCCGGCCCCTACCGGCCCTGGCTCATCCCGGTCTTCACCACCAGCGTGGGCCTCATTACCGGCCTGCTGGCGACCAAGTTCATTCCCGAGGCCATGAGCGGCGTCACCGACGGCACCGACGCCATGATCCGGGCCTTCCACAAGAAATCCGGCATCATCCGTCCGCTCGTGCCGCTTATAAAAGGTGCCACGGCCATCTGCACCATCGCGTCGGGCGGCTCGGCCGGCCAGGAAGGTCCCATCTCCCAGCTCGGCGCGGGCCTGGGCTCGTTTCTGGCCCGCCTGCTGCACCTGACCACCCGCCAGCGGCGCATCCTGCTTCTGGCCGGCGCGGCCGGGGGACTCGGGGCCATTTTCCGCGCCCCCCTCGGCGGCGCCATCACCGCCGTGGAAGTGCTGTATTCCGAGGACTTCGAGGCCGAGGCGCTGTTGCCGGCCGTTGTCTCGTCCGTGGTGGCCCACACGCTTTTCTCCTTTTTCTTCGGCGTGGCCCCGATCCTCCATACCCCGCGCTACGTCTTCGACAACCCCATGGAGCTGCCCTTCTACCTGGTCCTGGCCGTTGTCGTATCGCTTGGGGCCCGGTTTTTCCTCGGCACGTTCTTCTTCATGAAGTTCAAGGTATTCGGCGAGATACAAAAACGCTTCGGCTGGACGTCGTCCATGGTGCTCGGCGGGCTCGGCATGGGCATTTTGGGCATGTACTACCCGCAACTGCTCGGCGGCGGTTACGGCTGGCTGGAGCTGTCGGTCAACGGGCAGATCGGGCTGACGTTTCTGGTCGGGCTTTTTTTCGGCAAGGTGCTGGCCACGTCGCTGACCATGGGCTCGGGGCTTTCCGGCGGCATGTTCGCCCCGGCCCTGTTTCTGGGCGGCGCGGCGGGCGGCATCGTGGGTCAGGCCGGGCACTGGCTGCGCCCGGACATCGTGTCCCAGCCCGGCGGCTACACCATGGTCGGCATGGCCACCTTTTTCGCCGGCGTGGCCCATGCCCCCATCGGCCCGCTGATCATGGTCTGCGAGATCACCCAGGGCTACGGCCTGCTGGCGCCGCTCATGCTGTGCTCGGCCATCGCGCTGGTCCTTTGCGACGACATCCACCTCTACGAAAACCAGGTGGACAACAAATTCGCCTCCCCGGCCCACGTGGCCGACGCCACCAACAACATCCTCGAGGGCGTGCCGGTCTCGAGCGTCTTCACCCCGAGCCGCACCACCATCCTCGAGGACAGCGTCACCCTGAAAGCCCTGGCCCACATCATTTCCGGCACGAGCGCCATGGTCTTTCCGGTCAAAAACAGCGAAGGGGTGCTTACCGGCATCCTGGCCCTGCAGGACGTGCGCAACGTGCTGTTCGAGGAATGCCTGCACAACCTGGTTCTGGTCGGCGAACTGGCCCGGCCGGTGGTGGTGATCCATCCGGACATGTCGCTGTACGACGCGGTGATGCTTTTTATCGAAACGGAACTGAGCCAGTTGCCCGTGGTGGCCTCGGACAAGCCCAACACGGTGCTTGGCATGCTCGGCCGCCAGCACGTGTTTACGGCCTACTCCAAGACGCTTAAGGAACTCAAAAAGGAAGACTGA
- a CDS encoding bifunctional riboflavin kinase/FAD synthetase: MIVVTRIADIHEALSGVCLTIGNFDGVHMGHAKLLQRVCDRAAAASLVSVALTFDPHPRQVLLGSAAPPAITSTEQKLECIEKEGIQVAVVLPFTRELAAREPEDFVREVLVEGLGLRHLVIGYDYAFGKGRRGNFELLTALGQNLGFTVERLDPVIINGAVVSSTRIRDMVQAGQVWDARPLLGRFHQVRGLVAHGQKRGRKLGFPTANLSFKDELVPLTGVYAVWVEVDGVIRPGVANIGKNPTFGEFEMSVEAHILDFKGKIYGEPIRVHFVQRIRSEKKFSGPDELAARIREDIGLARMILAAPDARP; the protein is encoded by the coding sequence ATGATTGTTGTCACCCGCATCGCGGATATCCACGAAGCCTTAAGCGGCGTCTGCCTGACCATCGGTAATTTCGACGGCGTGCACATGGGTCACGCCAAATTACTCCAGCGGGTGTGCGACCGGGCCGCCGCCGCCTCCCTGGTCAGCGTCGCCCTGACGTTCGATCCCCATCCCCGGCAGGTGCTGCTCGGCAGCGCCGCCCCGCCGGCCATCACCTCCACCGAGCAAAAGCTCGAATGCATCGAGAAGGAAGGCATCCAGGTGGCCGTGGTCCTGCCCTTTACCCGCGAGCTGGCCGCCCGCGAGCCCGAGGACTTCGTGCGCGAGGTCCTGGTCGAGGGGCTTGGCCTGCGCCACCTCGTCATCGGCTACGACTACGCCTTCGGCAAGGGCCGGCGGGGCAACTTCGAACTGCTCACCGCCCTCGGCCAGAACCTGGGCTTTACCGTCGAGCGCCTCGACCCGGTCATCATCAACGGCGCGGTGGTCTCCTCCACCCGCATCCGCGACATGGTCCAGGCCGGACAGGTCTGGGACGCGCGCCCCCTGCTCGGCCGGTTCCACCAGGTGCGCGGGCTGGTGGCCCACGGCCAGAAACGCGGCCGCAAACTCGGCTTTCCCACCGCCAACCTGTCCTTCAAGGACGAACTCGTGCCCTTAACCGGCGTCTACGCGGTCTGGGTCGAGGTCGATGGCGTAATCCGGCCGGGTGTGGCCAACATCGGCAAAAACCCCACCTTCGGGGAATTCGAGATGTCCGTGGAAGCCCATATCCTCGATTTCAAAGGCAAGATTTACGGAGAGCCCATACGGGTCCATTTCGTGCAGCGCATCCGCTCCGAGAAAAAATTCTCCGGTCCCGACGAACTGGCCGCCCGTATACGGGAAGACATCGGCTTGGCCCGGATGATTCTGGCCGCGCCCGATGCCCGGCCCTGA
- the ybaK gene encoding Cys-tRNA(Pro) deacylase translates to MAQKTRATVVLNQAGVPFTTVHYAYEADSHHIGLHAAAAIGEDASRVLKTLMVSVDGKPACAVVPSDGELSMKRVAAAFGGKSARMLPPADAERVTGYHVGGISPFGMRKKVPTAMEEAVFSEASVVINAGQRGEMVRLAPEDARRVLGAVRAPLLA, encoded by the coding sequence ATGGCGCAGAAAACCCGGGCAACCGTCGTCCTTAACCAGGCCGGCGTCCCCTTCACCACCGTGCATTATGCCTACGAGGCCGACTCCCATCACATCGGCCTGCACGCGGCGGCGGCCATCGGCGAGGACGCCTCGCGGGTGCTCAAGACCCTCATGGTGTCCGTCGACGGCAAGCCGGCCTGCGCCGTGGTGCCGTCCGACGGGGAGCTCAGCATGAAACGGGTGGCGGCCGCGTTTGGCGGCAAGTCGGCCAGGATGCTGCCCCCGGCCGACGCCGAACGGGTGACCGGCTACCATGTGGGCGGCATAAGCCCCTTCGGCATGCGCAAGAAAGTCCCCACCGCCATGGAAGAGGCCGTTTTCAGCGAAGCCTCCGTGGTGATCAATGCGGGCCAGCGGGGGGAGATGGTGCGGCTGGCGCCCGAGGACGCCCGCCGGGTGCTCGGGGCCGTCCGCGCGCCCCTTTTGGCCTGA
- a CDS encoding phosphatase — MESDPTLIFDSIREQGLPSHFRSLAGPWAVPVTTTPPSRQGLAELRASGSEQPSSSEMATTIKGLAPEVTVVDLRQESHALLGEHPVSWYGLRNWANDGKSLQAVECDEETRIGDLPPCGEAAVSRVISKDPDGALAEVRVEEVAYDRARSEQDTLCGLGLGTFRIAVRDHSRPSDADVDRFIRFVRDLLPDTWLHFHCHAGDGRTTTFLLLYDMLRNAAVLGLEELAARQHLIGGIDLLHTPHTGWKGTLYNERAAFVGRFHHYAGTRDFRRVLWTQYLASA, encoded by the coding sequence ATGGAAAGCGATCCGACCCTGATTTTCGATTCCATCCGGGAACAAGGGCTGCCCAGCCACTTTCGCAGCCTCGCCGGTCCCTGGGCCGTCCCCGTCACGACCACGCCGCCCTCGCGCCAGGGCTTGGCGGAACTGCGCGCCTCGGGCAGCGAACAGCCCTCGTCGTCCGAGATGGCCACGACCATCAAGGGCCTGGCCCCCGAGGTCACGGTGGTGGACCTGCGCCAGGAATCCCACGCCCTGCTCGGCGAACATCCGGTCAGCTGGTACGGGCTCAGGAACTGGGCCAATGACGGCAAGTCCCTGCAAGCGGTGGAGTGTGACGAGGAGACCCGCATCGGCGACCTGCCCCCCTGCGGCGAGGCGGCGGTGTCGCGGGTCATTTCCAAGGACCCGGACGGCGCCTTGGCCGAGGTCCGGGTGGAGGAGGTCGCCTACGACCGGGCGCGAAGCGAGCAAGACACGCTTTGCGGACTCGGGCTGGGAACGTTTCGCATCGCCGTGCGCGACCACTCGCGGCCGTCCGACGCGGACGTTGATCGCTTCATCCGCTTCGTCCGGGATCTGCTGCCGGATACCTGGCTCCATTTCCACTGCCACGCCGGCGACGGGCGCACCACGACCTTTCTGCTGCTCTACGACATGCTGCGAAACGCCGCCGTCCTTGGCCTGGAGGAGCTGGCCGCCCGCCAGCATCTGATCGGCGGCATCGACCTGCTCCACACGCCGCATACCGGCTGGAAGGGCACGCTCTACAACGAACGGGCCGCCTTCGTCGGCCGCTTCCACCACTACGCCGGCACCAGGGATTTCCGCCGGGTGCTGTGGACGCAATACCTGGCTTCCGCCTGA
- a CDS encoding glycyl-radical enzyme activating protein: MNWKQRQHSFSLADRDRPGPTGLVFDIQRFAVHDGGGIRTLVFLKGCPLRCRWCQNPESMNPAPEIMRIAHTCISCVKCMALCPQNAIRFAENGTVVIDRDACDLCGECVATCYAGSMTIVGRYLTPGEVMDEVCRDAKFYTVSGGGVTFSGGEPTLQLDFLRACLREAKARGLHTAIETCGHAPWDSFAGLLDDVDLFLCDIKHMDSARHRELTGVSNERILENIERLSRNGATLRLRLPLIPGANDSEANVTATARFAAGLPRLQGFDILPYHRLGESKWRQLDRPYPMTGVAPHTRAEVLARAALAGEYVPTVGIGG, from the coding sequence ATGAATTGGAAGCAGCGACAGCACTCCTTCAGTCTGGCCGACCGCGACCGTCCCGGTCCCACGGGCCTTGTTTTCGACATCCAGCGTTTCGCCGTGCACGACGGCGGCGGCATCCGCACCCTGGTTTTCCTCAAGGGCTGCCCCCTGCGTTGCCGGTGGTGCCAGAACCCCGAATCCATGAACCCGGCCCCGGAGATCATGCGCATCGCCCACACCTGCATTTCCTGCGTGAAGTGCATGGCGCTTTGCCCGCAAAACGCCATCCGCTTCGCCGAGAACGGAACGGTGGTCATCGACCGCGACGCCTGCGACCTGTGCGGGGAGTGCGTGGCCACCTGCTATGCCGGCTCCATGACCATCGTCGGCCGCTACCTGACGCCCGGGGAAGTCATGGACGAGGTGTGCCGGGACGCGAAGTTCTACACCGTCTCTGGCGGCGGGGTGACCTTTTCCGGCGGCGAGCCGACCTTGCAGCTCGATTTCCTGCGCGCCTGCCTGCGCGAGGCCAAGGCCCGGGGGCTGCACACCGCCATCGAGACCTGCGGCCACGCGCCCTGGGACTCGTTTGCCGGCCTGCTCGACGACGTTGACCTGTTTCTGTGCGACATCAAACACATGGACAGCGCGCGTCACCGCGAACTGACCGGGGTTTCCAACGAGCGCATTCTGGAGAATATCGAGCGCTTAAGCCGCAACGGGGCGACACTGCGCCTGCGCCTGCCGCTCATCCCCGGAGCCAACGACAGCGAAGCCAACGTCACGGCCACGGCCCGGTTCGCCGCCGGGTTGCCGCGCCTGCAAGGCTTCGACATCCTGCCCTACCATCGTCTGGGGGAATCAAAGTGGCGCCAACTCGACCGGCCCTATCCCATGACCGGCGTCGCGCCGCACACCCGTGCGGAAGTGTTGGCCCGGGCCGCCCTGGCCGGGGAATACGTGCCCACGGTCGGCATCGGCGGTTAG